One window from the genome of Lentibacillus daqui encodes:
- a CDS encoding exonuclease SbcCD subunit D gives MKFFHTADWHLGKLVQGVYMTEDQEYILEQFIQAVEQEKPDAVIIAGDLYDRAVPPTEAVHLLNDVLETIVLKLQTPVLTIAGNHDSPSRLNFGSKMMENNGLYMVGNVTKDLDPVILHDEHGEVYFHLVPYTDPSVVRNIFADETIHTHDDAAKKIVQEIIEKMDPTKRHVFVGHAFVTPFGEEEENTSDSERPLAIGGAEYVDARHYSNFDYTALGHLHQGHYVSSQTIRYSGSILKYSISEEHHKKGFHVVDMDADGQVTIEKRELIPKRDIRTVEATMEEILTHPINEDYVFVRLLDETPVLSPMEKIRSVYPNAMHVARKNYLMTPTGEAKEINNRSNRSQLELFHAFYEEVKGEKASEETETIFKEVLDELLTEEKETQQDIKQKNFVAHS, from the coding sequence ATGAAGTTTTTTCATACGGCGGATTGGCATTTGGGAAAGCTTGTACAGGGTGTATATATGACAGAGGATCAGGAATACATACTGGAGCAGTTCATTCAAGCGGTGGAACAGGAGAAGCCGGATGCGGTGATTATTGCGGGGGATTTATATGATCGGGCCGTACCACCAACGGAAGCTGTTCATCTACTCAATGATGTATTGGAGACGATCGTGCTAAAGCTGCAAACGCCTGTCTTGACTATCGCGGGGAACCATGATAGTCCAAGCCGTTTAAATTTTGGCAGTAAAATGATGGAAAACAATGGTTTGTACATGGTTGGTAATGTAACGAAAGATCTCGACCCAGTCATTCTTCACGATGAACACGGGGAGGTATATTTCCATCTTGTCCCCTATACAGATCCGAGTGTTGTCAGGAACATTTTTGCCGATGAAACCATCCATACCCATGACGATGCTGCTAAAAAGATAGTTCAAGAGATTATTGAAAAAATGGATCCAACTAAACGTCATGTATTTGTTGGACATGCGTTTGTCACCCCTTTTGGAGAGGAAGAAGAAAATACTAGTGATTCGGAACGTCCGCTGGCAATTGGTGGGGCAGAATATGTGGATGCTCGCCATTATTCTAACTTCGATTACACCGCATTGGGCCATCTGCACCAAGGACACTATGTATCTAGTCAAACGATCCGCTATTCTGGTTCGATTTTAAAATATTCGATTTCCGAGGAGCATCATAAAAAGGGATTTCATGTAGTTGATATGGATGCGGACGGACAAGTTACCATTGAAAAACGGGAACTCATTCCAAAACGGGACATAAGAACGGTCGAGGCCACAATGGAAGAAATTTTAACGCATCCGATAAATGAAGACTATGTTTTTGTGCGTTTGCTGGACGAGACACCGGTTTTATCGCCAATGGAAAAAATTCGTTCGGTCTACCCGAATGCGATGCATGTGGCACGGAAAAATTACTTGATGACCCCAACTGGTGAAGCAAAGGAAATTAATAATCGCAGCAATCGCAGTCAGCTGGAGTTATTTCATGCTTTTTACGAAGAAGTCAAGGGGGAAAAGGCATCGGAGGAAACCGAGACTATTTTTAAAGAGGTACTGGATGAACTGCTAACCGAGGAAAAAGAAACACAACAAGACATCAAACAAAAGAATTTCGTTGCACATTCATAA
- a CDS encoding AAA family ATPase has product MRPLTLTMTAFGPYKDKTTIDFNELQDNKLFVISGNTGAGKTTIFDAICFALYGAASGQDRENNNMLRSQFANDDTHTSVELIFELNNKVYRILRQLGHVKKGNKTKTGERYEFYELVDGGESPCVDRQIVSEIDKKVETLMGLTQDQFKQIVMLPQGEFRKLLTSQTENKEDILRRLFKTEPYKHISERLRYKKDLISEKYQQEEQKRNTYVENIRATLPERDGSPVFQVLGEEHYNVNQVLHALDQEVAFYQQQIMADQKAYEQAYQAHDKKQTEFHAAKSLNERFQELEDKKIHLSKLEQQTVEYDEKEKQLKQAEQAAGLEAYEKQLMEWRQDEQAKKQNVENAEKSLQQANEMLRERKQVYEQEEKKASEQEDVRKKLDRLQRYLPIVEELDQQKQELQDLQNRGKRTFKDVTEMQATLTEKKNQLDKQTGEIKQLDTKVDQLPDKQEQLMELGKQSDMLKDYLDAKAKQAELEQILQEKKQEFVSKKRFYQELEQAWLNNQAFVLANHLHDGEACPVCGSKEHPNKAISSKGAVTKQQLEAAKKALDKKDKDYSDASAKVDLNQDTLQEKVQKLADYSITTDDAETVRDRIVTAGKKLKAEVMELRASKKKLQTLKGTQETLQNECKQLEEKKEQLDKNYQKLKTAYESARAVYQDRLKQIPEEVQVLTELKKQIKTTEQRKSKLEQAWETAQKQLQQAKEAQTKAASNSEHANKQLAETTAKLEQAEQRFYQALDTTGFSTEEAYQRAKRSDQERQDLRQAIEQFKQNLSTTKQLVQELKTSLNGKQKADLSALQEQLETLKQAYESALNKRDQSKAYFREAGQLIANIRDANEQVKALEKQLSSITDLYDVLRGQNSRKISFERYLQIEYLEQIIESANERLKRLSNGQFFLIRSERQEAHGRQSGLGLDVYDAYTGQTRDVKTLSGGEKFNASLCLALGMSDVIQSFQGNISIETMFIDEGFGTLDEESLNKAIDALIDLQQSGRMIGVISHVQELKNIFPAVLEVKKTREGHSHTQFVVK; this is encoded by the coding sequence TTGCGACCGCTAACTCTAACCATGACGGCATTTGGTCCGTATAAAGATAAAACAACCATTGATTTTAACGAGTTACAGGATAATAAATTATTTGTCATTTCCGGAAATACCGGTGCAGGAAAAACAACGATATTTGATGCAATTTGTTTTGCGTTGTACGGAGCAGCAAGTGGTCAGGACCGGGAAAATAATAATATGCTGCGCAGTCAATTTGCTAATGATGATACCCATACATCGGTTGAGCTGATATTTGAATTAAATAACAAGGTTTACCGGATACTTCGCCAGTTAGGTCATGTGAAAAAGGGGAATAAGACGAAAACGGGAGAACGGTATGAATTTTATGAGCTCGTTGATGGTGGTGAATCTCCATGTGTTGACAGGCAAATTGTTTCCGAGATTGATAAAAAAGTAGAAACATTAATGGGATTAACACAGGATCAGTTTAAACAAATTGTGATGTTGCCACAGGGGGAGTTTCGTAAATTACTAACCTCACAAACGGAAAATAAAGAAGATATCTTAAGACGTTTGTTCAAAACCGAACCGTACAAACATATTAGTGAACGTTTACGCTATAAAAAGGATTTGATTTCCGAAAAATATCAACAAGAAGAACAAAAACGCAATACGTATGTCGAAAATATCCGCGCAACTTTACCCGAACGTGATGGGTCGCCTGTTTTTCAAGTGTTGGGTGAGGAGCATTACAACGTCAATCAAGTGCTTCATGCATTGGATCAGGAAGTGGCGTTTTATCAGCAACAAATTATGGCTGACCAGAAAGCGTATGAACAGGCCTATCAAGCTCATGACAAAAAGCAAACTGAATTTCATGCAGCCAAGAGTTTAAATGAACGCTTCCAGGAACTTGAAGACAAAAAGATTCATTTAAGTAAGTTAGAACAACAGACAGTGGAATATGACGAGAAGGAAAAGCAGCTAAAACAGGCTGAACAAGCGGCTGGACTGGAAGCCTATGAAAAACAGTTAATGGAATGGCGTCAGGATGAACAAGCCAAAAAGCAGAACGTAGAAAATGCCGAAAAATCGCTTCAACAGGCAAACGAAATGCTTCGTGAACGTAAGCAAGTTTATGAGCAAGAGGAAAAGAAAGCATCGGAGCAGGAGGATGTTCGTAAAAAACTAGATCGGTTACAAAGATATCTGCCGATTGTCGAAGAACTGGATCAGCAAAAACAGGAATTACAGGATTTACAGAACAGAGGAAAACGGACATTTAAAGATGTTACTGAAATGCAAGCAACTCTAACGGAAAAGAAAAACCAGCTGGACAAGCAGACTGGTGAAATAAAGCAGCTGGATACGAAGGTTGATCAATTACCGGATAAACAAGAGCAATTGATGGAGTTAGGTAAACAATCCGATATGTTGAAGGATTATTTGGATGCGAAGGCTAAGCAAGCAGAATTGGAACAAATTTTACAAGAAAAGAAGCAGGAGTTTGTAAGCAAAAAGCGTTTTTATCAAGAATTGGAGCAGGCATGGCTGAATAATCAGGCGTTTGTTTTGGCAAATCATTTGCACGATGGCGAGGCTTGCCCTGTTTGTGGCAGTAAAGAGCATCCGAATAAAGCAATAAGTTCTAAAGGTGCGGTGACAAAACAACAACTGGAAGCGGCAAAGAAAGCATTGGATAAAAAGGATAAGGATTATAGTGATGCATCTGCCAAGGTTGACTTGAATCAAGACACACTACAGGAAAAAGTGCAGAAACTTGCGGATTATTCGATCACAACCGATGATGCTGAAACTGTACGAGATCGCATTGTTACAGCGGGGAAAAAATTGAAAGCAGAAGTCATGGAGTTGCGAGCTTCTAAAAAGAAACTGCAAACTTTAAAAGGAACGCAAGAAACTTTACAGAATGAATGCAAACAGTTGGAAGAAAAAAAGGAACAGTTGGATAAGAATTATCAGAAATTAAAAACAGCTTATGAGTCAGCCCGTGCGGTTTACCAGGATCGATTAAAGCAAATCCCGGAAGAAGTACAGGTTTTAACAGAACTGAAAAAGCAAATCAAAACAACCGAACAACGAAAGTCGAAACTGGAACAAGCTTGGGAAACAGCACAAAAACAGCTGCAACAGGCAAAAGAGGCACAAACAAAAGCAGCATCCAATTCGGAACATGCCAATAAACAGCTTGCAGAAACAACTGCAAAACTTGAGCAAGCGGAGCAGCGTTTTTATCAAGCACTTGATACGACCGGATTTTCTACCGAAGAAGCATACCAGCGAGCAAAACGATCTGATCAGGAACGGCAGGATTTGCGCCAAGCCATTGAGCAGTTTAAGCAGAACCTTTCAACTACGAAACAACTGGTACAAGAGCTAAAGACATCGTTAAATGGTAAGCAAAAAGCTGACTTGAGCGCATTACAGGAACAATTGGAAACATTGAAACAAGCCTATGAATCGGCATTAAATAAGCGGGATCAGTCAAAAGCATATTTTCGGGAGGCTGGGCAATTAATCGCCAATATCCGCGATGCTAATGAACAGGTGAAAGCCTTGGAAAAACAATTAAGCAGTATCACCGATTTATACGATGTACTCCGGGGACAAAACAGCCGAAAAATATCGTTTGAGCGGTATCTGCAAATCGAATATTTGGAGCAAATTATCGAATCAGCTAATGAACGTTTGAAGCGGTTATCCAATGGTCAGTTTTTCCTAATCCGTAGTGAGCGTCAGGAAGCCCACGGCAGACAAAGCGGACTTGGTTTGGATGTGTACGATGCTTATACAGGGCAAACGAGGGATGTCAAAACACTGTCCGGTGGAGAGAAATTCAATGCTTCCTTATGTCTGGCATTGGGAATGTCTGACGTGATTCAAAGTTTTCAAGGGAATATATCGATTGAGACGATGTTTATTGATGAAGGTTTTGGTACATTGGATGAAGAATCATTAAATAAAGCCATCGATGCCTTAATTGACTTGCAACAGTCAGGCCGGATGATCGGCGTCATTTCCCACGTCCAAGAGTTAAAAAATATCTTCCCGGCAGTATTGGAAGTCAAGAAAACCAGAGAAGGTCACAGTCACACTCAGTTTGTCGTCAAGTAG
- a CDS encoding ATP-binding protein, with product MVYPGKRFNLKWKMIVSISVLVIGICVIFGLFLHSFISKTMEEQIGKRALSVSQSVANMPEIQAAFELENPASVIQKVVLPIQQQTGAEFIVVGNTKGIRYSHPDPDKLGKKMVGGDNERALSGESYTSKRVGSLGLSIRGKTPIYDKNGKVIGVVSVGFLNNDVQHIIQRQSKSVWITLAGVVLVGIIGAIVISIYLKRLLSGMEPEEISQVLLQKEAILQSTHEGLIAVNETGMVTMINAAAQRILFHQTVSDDRYTGRPIQEILPHTGLFAVLKNGESHYNREMVLGDTVVLVNRMPIFRHHIIVGAVATFREKTELEHVTNELLQIKQYANAQRAQTHEFSNKLYTILGLLQLDQTDEAIAFIKKESDSQLGWSEFLVKHIADPMVQGLLQGKINQANELGITMSIDPDSQLTTRFKGDKQDALLTAVGNLIENAMDALKQNPDDQREIAIFFTDIGEDVILEVDDSGSGISMDEAPHIFDQGYSTKQGSHRGTGLALTKHRLQEVNGTIMLEEGDLGGACFIVIIPKDEGDNNV from the coding sequence ATGGTTTATCCGGGGAAAAGGTTTAATTTGAAATGGAAAATGATTGTGTCGATTAGTGTGTTGGTAATTGGCATTTGTGTTATTTTTGGCCTGTTTCTTCATTCGTTTATTTCTAAGACGATGGAGGAACAAATTGGCAAAAGGGCGTTAAGTGTGTCACAAAGTGTAGCAAACATGCCGGAAATACAAGCTGCTTTTGAATTGGAAAATCCGGCTTCGGTGATCCAGAAGGTTGTTCTGCCCATTCAACAGCAGACTGGTGCAGAATTTATTGTCGTCGGAAACACAAAAGGGATCCGTTACTCACATCCCGACCCGGACAAATTGGGTAAAAAAATGGTTGGCGGGGATAATGAGCGCGCACTAAGTGGTGAATCATATACATCGAAGCGGGTAGGCTCACTGGGGTTATCCATTCGTGGCAAGACACCGATTTATGATAAGAATGGCAAGGTTATCGGTGTCGTATCGGTTGGATTTTTGAATAATGATGTTCAGCATATCATTCAACGGCAAAGTAAATCGGTATGGATCACGCTAGCAGGGGTTGTTCTAGTGGGAATCATTGGTGCAATTGTGATTTCCATCTATTTAAAACGATTGTTATCAGGGATGGAACCAGAGGAAATCTCCCAAGTATTACTTCAAAAGGAAGCCATTTTGCAGTCAACCCATGAAGGGCTTATTGCCGTTAATGAAACAGGGATGGTGACGATGATTAATGCAGCGGCCCAGCGGATCTTGTTTCATCAAACAGTATCAGATGATCGTTATACTGGCAGACCCATTCAGGAGATTCTACCGCATACGGGGTTATTCGCGGTTTTGAAAAATGGGGAGAGCCATTATAATCGGGAAATGGTCCTCGGTGACACAGTTGTTCTTGTGAATCGCATGCCCATTTTTCGTCACCATATAATTGTTGGCGCAGTAGCAACCTTTCGGGAAAAAACAGAGCTGGAACATGTCACGAATGAGTTACTGCAAATTAAGCAATATGCCAATGCACAGCGGGCGCAGACACATGAATTTTCCAATAAACTATATACGATTCTAGGTTTGCTTCAATTGGATCAGACCGATGAAGCGATCGCCTTTATCAAAAAGGAAAGTGATAGTCAGTTAGGATGGTCAGAGTTTTTGGTGAAACATATTGCTGATCCAATGGTTCAAGGGCTTCTTCAGGGGAAAATCAATCAAGCAAACGAGCTTGGGATTACCATGTCGATTGATCCAGACAGTCAGTTAACAACCCGGTTTAAAGGAGATAAGCAAGATGCCTTGTTAACAGCGGTCGGAAACTTGATTGAAAACGCGATGGATGCATTGAAACAGAACCCGGATGATCAGCGGGAGATTGCTATCTTCTTTACCGACATAGGAGAAGATGTCATTTTGGAGGTGGATGATTCTGGATCAGGAATCTCCATGGACGAGGCACCACATATTTTTGACCAGGGATATTCCACGAAACAAGGATCTCACCGTGGAACAGGCCTTGCACTGACCAAACACAGGTTACAAGAAGTTAACGGAACGATCATGTTGGAAGAAGGAGATCTTGGTGGAGCTTGCTTTATCGTGATCATACCAAAAGATGAAGGTGATAACAATGTCTGA
- a CDS encoding response regulator, with product MSDSIHVLIIEDDFRIAEIQRQFVEKVEGFVVDYCAKTAQEAFTFLQSPDTQVDLILLDIYIPDVEGLELFWQLRTFYHDVDIAIVTAAAETSTISEILRGGIIDYIIKPVDAKRFEQMLTRFKQRKSFLASREKLNQDDIDMLTGTVNSVFPANKSNDKLPKGIDSITLDEITDLLQKQKVNGITAVELSKQIGTSRSTARRYLEYLVSIKRVQPTLLYGNVGRPERQYILRETYEQNE from the coding sequence ATGTCTGATAGCATTCATGTGCTTATTATTGAAGATGATTTTCGAATTGCGGAAATCCAGCGGCAATTCGTAGAAAAGGTGGAAGGATTTGTTGTTGACTATTGTGCAAAAACCGCTCAGGAAGCATTCACTTTTTTGCAAAGTCCTGACACCCAAGTTGATTTGATTTTATTAGATATATATATTCCGGATGTCGAGGGATTGGAGCTATTTTGGCAGTTGCGTACGTTCTATCATGATGTGGATATTGCCATCGTGACTGCTGCTGCGGAAACTAGCACAATTAGCGAAATTCTCCGGGGCGGGATCATAGATTACATTATAAAACCTGTGGATGCGAAGCGGTTTGAACAAATGTTGACGAGGTTTAAGCAACGAAAAAGTTTTCTGGCGTCCAGGGAAAAGTTGAACCAGGATGACATAGACATGCTTACAGGTACGGTAAATTCCGTGTTTCCTGCTAATAAATCCAATGACAAATTGCCAAAAGGTATTGATTCGATTACATTGGATGAAATTACCGATTTATTACAGAAGCAAAAAGTCAACGGCATTACAGCGGTTGAATTAAGCAAACAAATTGGAACAAGTCGTTCGACAGCTCGAAGGTATTTAGAATATCTAGTATCTATTAAGCGAGTGCAACCAACACTTTTGTATGGAAATGTAGGCAGACCAGAACGGCAATATATCCTTCGTGAAACTTATGAACAAAATGAGTAA
- a CDS encoding IS1380 family transposase: protein MATLPQIPLDFNRQIKLSNDGGALSSDTGELLFREFDEKIGFFSTLTKHLKLKDDRRYYVHSNEQLLRQKMYQIIAGYAEDDAADQLTNDPVFTQVVGTDALASQPSLSRLFPRFDDESMEQLNQANQELLDKVHQYRNAKSIILDLDSTHADTYGDQEDATFNTHYGTIGFHPLVAFDGITGDFLKAKLRPGNVYTSNGVVDFIEPVINHYNEQFPETIPFLRGDSGFAVPGLYELCEDESVYYVIRLKSNPNLQRLADELHPSTVPTDVTKSEIYYEEAEYQAKSWSKPRKVIIQSVRPAGELFFTHAFFVTNLTDVFSPKDIVHSYQKRGTMENYIKESKNGFNLDRMSSHKFECNEVRMMLSLLAYNLTNWMRTLCFPEEQKNMRIQTIRTRIIKVASKLVKSGRSLYFKLASSFVYQSFFWKVLQRIQRLQLE from the coding sequence TTGGCTACTTTACCGCAAATACCGCTAGATTTCAATCGCCAAATCAAATTATCTAACGATGGTGGTGCACTTTCATCCGATACAGGTGAACTCTTATTCCGAGAGTTCGATGAAAAGATTGGCTTCTTCTCAACGCTGACAAAGCATTTAAAGCTTAAAGATGATCGACGTTACTATGTTCACTCCAATGAACAGTTACTTCGCCAAAAGATGTATCAAATCATTGCTGGATATGCCGAAGATGACGCAGCTGATCAATTAACGAATGATCCTGTCTTTACGCAGGTTGTAGGAACAGATGCTTTAGCTTCCCAGCCAAGTTTATCCCGGCTTTTCCCACGATTTGATGATGAATCGATGGAACAATTAAACCAGGCAAACCAGGAACTTTTAGACAAGGTGCATCAATATAGAAATGCCAAGTCGATTATTCTGGATTTGGATTCCACTCATGCAGATACATATGGCGATCAGGAGGATGCAACATTCAATACGCATTATGGAACCATTGGATTTCATCCTTTAGTTGCTTTTGACGGTATCACCGGCGATTTTTTGAAAGCAAAACTACGCCCAGGCAATGTCTATACTTCCAATGGCGTGGTGGATTTTATCGAGCCTGTTATCAACCATTACAATGAGCAGTTTCCTGAAACCATCCCGTTTCTGCGTGGTGACAGTGGCTTCGCCGTCCCGGGTCTATATGAACTGTGCGAGGATGAATCGGTTTATTATGTGATTCGTTTGAAATCCAATCCTAATTTGCAGCGACTTGCCGATGAGCTGCATCCTTCCACTGTTCCAACCGATGTGACAAAATCGGAAATCTATTATGAAGAAGCCGAGTATCAGGCAAAATCATGGTCCAAGCCAAGAAAAGTGATCATCCAATCCGTTCGTCCGGCCGGTGAATTGTTTTTTACGCACGCTTTCTTTGTAACGAACCTGACTGATGTCTTCTCTCCTAAAGATATTGTTCATTCCTACCAGAAAAGAGGAACGATGGAGAATTATATCAAGGAATCCAAAAATGGGTTTAACCTGGATCGCATGAGCAGCCATAAATTTGAATGCAATGAGGTTAGAATGATGCTTAGTTTGTTAGCTTATAACCTTACGAATTGGATGCGTACGCTTTGTTTTCCTGAAGAACAGAAAAACATGCGGATCCAAACGATACGAACTAGAATCATTAAAGTCGCCAGTAAATTGGTAAAGTCAGGACGATCTCTTTACTTTAAATTAGCCTCCAGCTTTGTGTATCAATCGTTTTTCTGGAAAGTATTACAGCGAATTCAAAGATTACAATTAGAGTGA
- a CDS encoding uracil-DNA glycosylase produces the protein MPKQILKNDWAPLLDEEFSKPYYLQLREFLKREYTQQTVYPDMYDIFNALHFTGFGQVKVVILGQDPYHGPNQAHGLSFSVQPGISQPPSLRNIFKELQDDLGCAIPNHGYLGSWTEQGVLLLNTVLTVRAGQAHSHKGMGWEIFTNRVIESLNQKENPVVYILWGAAAQRKQELIDTSKHYVVKSPHPSPLSAHRGFFGSRPFSKTNRILKQIGLEEINWEVPNLN, from the coding sequence ATGCCAAAACAAATTTTAAAAAACGATTGGGCGCCGTTACTTGATGAAGAGTTTTCTAAACCGTATTACCTGCAATTACGGGAGTTTCTAAAAAGAGAGTATACTCAACAAACGGTTTATCCGGACATGTATGATATTTTTAACGCCCTTCATTTCACTGGCTTTGGACAGGTAAAAGTGGTCATTCTTGGTCAGGACCCCTACCATGGTCCGAATCAAGCGCACGGTCTGAGTTTTTCCGTACAACCTGGAATATCCCAGCCACCATCATTAAGAAATATCTTTAAAGAGTTACAGGACGATTTGGGCTGCGCAATACCAAATCATGGGTACCTGGGCAGCTGGACGGAACAGGGTGTACTACTATTAAATACTGTTTTAACGGTTAGGGCCGGGCAAGCGCACTCACATAAAGGAATGGGGTGGGAGATTTTTACCAACCGGGTAATTGAGTCGTTGAATCAGAAGGAAAATCCGGTTGTCTACATCCTTTGGGGTGCGGCTGCTCAAAGGAAACAAGAACTTATTGATACATCAAAGCATTATGTTGTCAAATCACCTCATCCCAGTCCGTTATCTGCCCATCGCGGCTTTTTTGGAAGCAGGCCTTTCTCCAAGACAAATCGGATATTAAAGCAAATTGGGCTGGAGGAAATAAATTGGGAGGTTCCAAATCTGAATTAA